Proteins found in one Magnolia sinica isolate HGM2019 chromosome 5, MsV1, whole genome shotgun sequence genomic segment:
- the LOC131245226 gene encoding protein PLASTID TRANSCRIPTIONALLY ACTIVE 7: MAFSSLHFISCPLSSPKIEGRAEIPWRLNISSMAQKSSEKSGRGRRIWRRRKLMKKDDKLQYKMERIPFLEEQVRKIKETGKLLSMDIERLLLSEDNRFDFVNEVAAEAKSYVENNPDEYGGKKAILHVLSNRMNDAGVHREEAYLESDPFKPGPTYLKEEL, encoded by the exons ATGGCTTTCTCTTCTCTGCATTTCATCAGCTGCCCTTTGTCTTCTCCT aaAATCGAAGGCAGAGCAGAAATTCCATGGCGTTTGAACATCTCCTCCATGGCGCAG AAATCGTCGGAGAAGAGCGGACGCGGGAGACGGATATGGCGACGGAGAAAACTG ATGAAAAAAGATGACAAGCTGCAGTACAAGATGGAGCGGATCCCTTTCCTAGAAGAGCAGGTGAGGAAAATAAAGGAAACGGGAAAGCTTTTGAGTATGGACATTGAGAGGCTGTTGCTGTCTGAAGATAACAGGTTTGATTTTGTAAATGAGGTGGCGGCGGAGGCGAAATCCTATGTTGAGAACAACCCAGATGAGTATGGGGGGAAGAAAGCCATATTACATGTGCTCAGCAACCGCATGAACGATGCTGGGGTCCACCGCGAAGAGGCTTACTTGGAATCCGATCCCTTCAAGCCTGGGCCCACCTATCTCAAAGAAGAATTATAA